In the Tribolium castaneum strain GA2 chromosome 1, icTriCast1.1, whole genome shotgun sequence genome, one interval contains:
- the LOC661833 gene encoding protein SCAI isoform X3 yields the protein MVGMANMDEHERKVVMEFCHLLEKSKQLFNGLRDLPQYGHKQWQAYFGRTFDIYTKLWKFQQQHRQILDTKYGLKRWQIGEIASKIGQLYYHYYLRTSETNYLNEAYSFYAAIRGRAYYSRAAKEDRSELMVKKLRYYARFIVVCLLLRRMKLVRELIVELDRHIADYTSTYEPDDQIEWSLVLDEIKNFITADSIVTVLHADTNPIVLSHRLSPLTTPPVEKSQYMNLTLQEILIVGSASEQVKFSELTMDMFRMIQTLEREPQEDYNHIYDASPAPGRVPYGVPGQKGYIENGERPLRRENPHKYLLYKPTLSQVLVFLASGFKELPANGALLLYLSSDGCFSTTKHPEDMGYDLGGVLTSSRRDGEHKKQKEAHCLYPGDLYPFTRRPLFVVVDSDNSFVFQHIPRYFGQPLVTLMSPQDTPPAFQDQQHNGSLFTLFLHSPLTAFCYCCNLTSIPIHHWERCQSFVDRFVTEASRLFTRSRVDSSYLQFFGDDFLRLLLLRYVFCDVVLHLHRAFRSRQYRPRCQPPLPEAELLEHPSLQHLVLDLAAHLEVRTHFMDNHEID from the exons ATGGTCGGTATGGCAAATATGGACGAGCACGAGCGAAAAGTAGTGATGGAGTTTTGTCATCTATTGGAAAAGTCCAAACAACTGTTCAACGGGTTACG GGATTTGCCACAATACGGCCACAAACAATGGCAAGCTTATTTCGGACGAACTTTCGACATCTACACAAAATTATGGAAATTTCAACAGCAGCACCGTCAAATTTTAGATACAAAGTATGGGCTTAAACGATGGCAAATCGGAGAGATTGCATCTAAAATTGGACAACTTTATTACCACTATTA tttgaggACCAGCGAGACTAATTATTTGAACGAAGCTTACTCATTCTATGCTGCTATCAGAGGACGTGCTTACTACTCAAGAGCCGCAAAAGAAGACAG GTCAGAATTAATGGTGAAGAAATTGAGATATTACGCACGTTTTATCGTAGTTTGCCTTTTATTACGTCGAATGAAACTAGTGAGAGAACTTATAGTAGAATTAGATCGACACATTGCAGATTACACGAGTACCTACGAACCTGACGATCAGATTGAATGGAGTTTGGTTTtagatgaaataaaaaatttcatcacCGCTGATTCGATAGTCACTGTCTTGCATGCAGACACAAATCCCATCGTTTTATCCCATCG ATTAAGCCCTCTGACAACCCCTCCGGTGGAAAAATCCCAATACATGAACCTAACCCTTCAAGAAATCCTCATCGTAGGCAGCGCCTCTGAACAAGTCAAGTTTTCCGAATTAACCATGGACATGTTCCGTATGATTCAAACCCTTGAACGCGAACCTCAGGAAGATTACAATCACATCTACGACGCGTCTCCAGCTCCAGGTCGTGTCCCTTATGGCGTTCCCGGCCAAAAGGGCTACATTGAGAACGGCGAAAGACCTCTACGACGCGAAAATCCACACAAGTACCTTCTGTACAAACCGACACTTAGCCAAGTTCTTGTGTTTTTGGCTAGCGGCTTCAAGGAGTTGCCAGCAAATGGAGCACTGTTGTTGTATTTGTCGTCCGATGGGTGTTTTTCCACCACCAAGCATCCGGAGGATA TGGGTTATGATCTTGGGGGCGTTTTGACGAGCAGTCGGAGAGATGGAGAGCACAAGAAACAGAAGGAAGCTCACTGCCTTTATCCTGGTGATTTGTATCCGTTCACCAGGCGACCGCTGTTTGTTGTCGTTGATTCGGAcaatagttttgtttttcaacACATTCCGAGGTATTTTGGACAGCCGCTGGTTACGCTAATGTCGCCGCAAGACACACCACCGGCCTTccaag ATCAACAACACAACGGTTCTTTATTCACTCTGTTCCTGCACTCGCCTCTGACCGCATTCTGTTACTGTTGCAACTTGACAAGCATTCCGATCCACCACTGGGAGCGTTGTCAGAGTTTCGTCGATCGCTTCGTCACCGAAGCCTCCCGCCTTTTCACACGTTCAAGAGTCG ATTCGTCATATCTTCAATTCTTCGGTGACGATTTCCTGCGCCTCCTCCTCCTCCGTTACGTATTCTGTGACGTGGTGCTGCACCTCCACCGTGCGTTTCGCAGCCGACAGTATCGCCCCCGTTGCCAGCCACCGCTCCCAGAAGCCGAACTCCTAGAGCACCCCTCCCTCCAGCACCTGGTGCTCGATCTGGCTGCACATCTCGAAGTGCGCACCCATTTTATGGACAACCACGAAATCGACTGA
- the LOC661833 gene encoding protein SCAI isoform X1, giving the protein MVGMANMDEHERKVVMEFCHLLEKSKQLFNGLRDLPQYGHKQWQAYFGRTFDIYTKLWKFQQQHRQILDTKYGLKRWQIGEIASKIGQLYYHYYLRTSETNYLNEAYSFYAAIRGRAYYSRAAKEDRSELMVKKLRYYARFIVVCLLLRRMKLVRELIVELDRHIADYTSTYEPDDQIEWSLVLDEIKNFITADSIVTVLHADTNPIVLSHRLSPLTTPPVEKSQYMNLTLQEILIVGSASEQVKFSELTMDMFRMIQTLEREPQEDYNHIYDASPAPGRVPYGVPGQKGYIENGERPLRRENPHKYLLYKPTLSQVLVFLASGFKELPANGALLLYLSSDGCFSTTKHPEDMGYDLGGVLTSSRRDGEHKKQKEAHCLYPGDLYPFTRRPLFVVVDSDNSFVFQHIPRYFGQPLVTLMSPQDTPPAFQDQQHNGSLFTLFLHSPLTAFCYCCNLTSIPIHHWERCQSFVDRFVTEASRLFTRSRVGEYDEEFLVDSSYLQFFGDDFLRLLLLRYVFCDVVLHLHRAFRSRQYRPRCQPPLPEAELLEHPSLQHLVLDLAAHLEVRTHFMDNHEID; this is encoded by the exons ATGGTCGGTATGGCAAATATGGACGAGCACGAGCGAAAAGTAGTGATGGAGTTTTGTCATCTATTGGAAAAGTCCAAACAACTGTTCAACGGGTTACG GGATTTGCCACAATACGGCCACAAACAATGGCAAGCTTATTTCGGACGAACTTTCGACATCTACACAAAATTATGGAAATTTCAACAGCAGCACCGTCAAATTTTAGATACAAAGTATGGGCTTAAACGATGGCAAATCGGAGAGATTGCATCTAAAATTGGACAACTTTATTACCACTATTA tttgaggACCAGCGAGACTAATTATTTGAACGAAGCTTACTCATTCTATGCTGCTATCAGAGGACGTGCTTACTACTCAAGAGCCGCAAAAGAAGACAG GTCAGAATTAATGGTGAAGAAATTGAGATATTACGCACGTTTTATCGTAGTTTGCCTTTTATTACGTCGAATGAAACTAGTGAGAGAACTTATAGTAGAATTAGATCGACACATTGCAGATTACACGAGTACCTACGAACCTGACGATCAGATTGAATGGAGTTTGGTTTtagatgaaataaaaaatttcatcacCGCTGATTCGATAGTCACTGTCTTGCATGCAGACACAAATCCCATCGTTTTATCCCATCG ATTAAGCCCTCTGACAACCCCTCCGGTGGAAAAATCCCAATACATGAACCTAACCCTTCAAGAAATCCTCATCGTAGGCAGCGCCTCTGAACAAGTCAAGTTTTCCGAATTAACCATGGACATGTTCCGTATGATTCAAACCCTTGAACGCGAACCTCAGGAAGATTACAATCACATCTACGACGCGTCTCCAGCTCCAGGTCGTGTCCCTTATGGCGTTCCCGGCCAAAAGGGCTACATTGAGAACGGCGAAAGACCTCTACGACGCGAAAATCCACACAAGTACCTTCTGTACAAACCGACACTTAGCCAAGTTCTTGTGTTTTTGGCTAGCGGCTTCAAGGAGTTGCCAGCAAATGGAGCACTGTTGTTGTATTTGTCGTCCGATGGGTGTTTTTCCACCACCAAGCATCCGGAGGATA TGGGTTATGATCTTGGGGGCGTTTTGACGAGCAGTCGGAGAGATGGAGAGCACAAGAAACAGAAGGAAGCTCACTGCCTTTATCCTGGTGATTTGTATCCGTTCACCAGGCGACCGCTGTTTGTTGTCGTTGATTCGGAcaatagttttgtttttcaacACATTCCGAGGTATTTTGGACAGCCGCTGGTTACGCTAATGTCGCCGCAAGACACACCACCGGCCTTccaag ATCAACAACACAACGGTTCTTTATTCACTCTGTTCCTGCACTCGCCTCTGACCGCATTCTGTTACTGTTGCAACTTGACAAGCATTCCGATCCACCACTGGGAGCGTTGTCAGAGTTTCGTCGATCGCTTCGTCACCGAAGCCTCCCGCCTTTTCACACGTTCAAGAGTCGGTGAGTATGACGAAG aatTCCTTGTAGATTCGTCATATCTTCAATTCTTCGGTGACGATTTCCTGCGCCTCCTCCTCCTCCGTTACGTATTCTGTGACGTGGTGCTGCACCTCCACCGTGCGTTTCGCAGCCGACAGTATCGCCCCCGTTGCCAGCCACCGCTCCCAGAAGCCGAACTCCTAGAGCACCCCTCCCTCCAGCACCTGGTGCTCGATCTGGCTGCACATCTCGAAGTGCGCACCCATTTTATGGACAACCACGAAATCGACTGA
- the LOC660693 gene encoding RING finger and SPRY domain-containing protein 1, producing MGVCWCKQKHEEHDTYVPQTHSNATIQPVSPVAPQYYIRVAKAPDPQLVDKLVLETLGVIATLVDNEQDPPPSMLLLHNIADNEEGFIQVVKSMIKVVPLSDPLGPSIITLLLDDCPLPSKESVFKVVDMLNVSREAAIAGRLNPSKERNTCVVLGCIAETLAGPRNLRILNEHMLDYLLTNLEPETDPNVVLFSLIALEKFAQSSQNKSTIMKRLQVLNPCPINALEKWRNESHYIKRQVGFCAQWVLDNLFVMNNRQYSYLTVNMENINAMLNTSDVSEYLKISPDGLEARCDAYSFESVRCTAQADSGIWYYEVCIITPGVMQIGWATKNSNFLNHEGYGIGDDKYSLAYDGCRKLIWYNAKSEPQNLPAWQSGDILGCFLDLNTPQVIFSINGMRLPPCTHVFTMAQSGFFAAASFMSFQQCRFNFGAEPFRYPPSGEFSTFNDQGVLKPEDKIVMPRHIFLDQLRQQNIREDSCTLCYDKKASVRLIPCEHSGFCPSCASQLVECPMCRAPFELVVEENP from the exons ATGGGTGTCTGCTGGTGTAAGCAAAAACACGAAGAACATGACACTTATGTTCCTCAAACCCATAGCAATGCTACAATCCAACCCGTTTCACCAGTAGCCCCCCAGTATTACATTCGAGTCGCCAAAGCCCCGGACCCACAACTCGTCGATAAACTCGTCCTGGAAACGCTGGGCGTTATTGCAACTCTTGTGGACAA TGAGCAAGACCCGCCCCCGTCAATGCTCCTCCTACACAACATCGCCGATAACGAGGAAGGCTTCATCCAAGTCGTCAAATCAATGATTAAAGTCGTGCCGTTATCAGACCCTCTAGGCCCGTCAATTATCACACTTTTGCTGGACGATTGTCCCCTGCCTTCGAAAGAATCAGTATTCAAGGTCGTCGATATGTTGAACGTGTCCCGGGAGGCGGCAATAGCCGGGAGACTGAATCCCTCCAAAGAGAGAAACACTTGTGTAGTTCTAGGGTGTATAGCGGAGACGTTAGCCGGTCCAAGGAATTTAAGAATATTAAACGAACACATGTTAGACTATTTATTAACCAATTTG GAGCCTGAAACTGATCCAAATGTTGTCCTATTTTCCCTAATAGCTTTAGAAAAGTTTGCCCAGTCTAGTCAAAACAAATCAACAATTATGAAGCGGTTGCAAGTCTTGAATCCTTGTCCGATAAATGCGCTAGAAAAGTGGCGGAATGAGAGTCACTACATCAAAAGACAAGTCGGGTTTTGCGCCCAGTGGGTCTTGGACAATTTAT TCGTGATGAACAATCGTCAATATTCCTACTTAACCGTGAATATGGAGAACATAAACGCCATGTTAAACACCAGCGACGTCAGCGAGTACCTTAAAATCTCACCAGATGGCTTAGAGGCCCGTTGCGACGCCTACTCTTTCGAAAGTGTTCGTTGTACGGCTCAGGCCGATTCAGGAATATGGTACTATGAAGTTTGTATTATAACACCAGGAGTTATGCAAATTGGATGGGCAACAAAAAACAGCAATTTTCTTAACCAC GAGGGTTATGGCATTGGCGATGACAAGTACTCGCTGGCTTATGACGGTTGTCGCAAATTAATTTGGTACAATGCCAAATCCGAACCCCAAAATTTGCCCGCATGGCAATCTGGCGATATTTTGGGCTGTTTCCTCGACTTGAATACGCCACAAgtcattttttctataaacgGTATGAGGTTACCACCATGTACTCATGTGTTCACTATGGCTCA ATCGGGTTTTTTTGCCGCTGCTAGTTTTATGTCATTCCAACAATGTCGGTTTAATTTCGGAGCGGAACCGTTTCGTTATCCGCCTTCCGGGGAATTTTCCACTTTCAATGATCAGGGTGTTTTAAAGCCCGAGGATAAAATTGTAATGCCAAGGCATATTTTTTTGGATCAGTTGAGACAACAAAATATTAGAGAGGATAGTTGCACGCTTTGTTACGATAAGAAGGCTTCAGTGCGGCTGATTCCCTGCGAACACTC GGGTTTTTGTCCGTCGTGTGCAAGTCAGTTGGTAGAATGTCCCATGTGTAGAGCACCCTTCGAATTGGTGGTAGAAGAAAATCCCTGA
- the LOC661833 gene encoding protein SCAI isoform X2 has translation MVGMANMDEHERKVVMEFCHLLEKSKQLFNGLRDLPQYGHKQWQAYFGRTFDIYTKLWKFQQQHRQILDTKYGLKRWQIGEIASKIGQLYYHYYLRTSETNYLNEAYSFYAAIRGRAYYSRAAKEDRSELMVKKLRYYARFIVVCLLLRRMKLVRELIVELDRHIADYTSTYEPDDQIEWSLVLDEIKNFITADSIVTVLHADTNPIVLSHRLSPLTTPPVEKSQYMNLTLQEILIVGSASEQVKFSELTMDMFRMIQTLEREPQEDYNHIYDASPAPGRVPYGVPGQKGYIENGERPLRRENPHKYLLYKPTLSQVLVFLASGFKELPANGALLLYLSSDGCFSTTKHPEDMGYDLGGVLTSSRRDGEHKKQKEAHCLYPGDLYPFTRRPLFVVVDSDNSFVFQHIPRYFGQPLVTLMSPQDTPPAFQDQQHNGSLFTLFLHSPLTAFCYCCNLTSIPIHHWERCQSFVDRFVTEASRLFTRSRVGEYDEDSSYLQFFGDDFLRLLLLRYVFCDVVLHLHRAFRSRQYRPRCQPPLPEAELLEHPSLQHLVLDLAAHLEVRTHFMDNHEID, from the exons ATGGTCGGTATGGCAAATATGGACGAGCACGAGCGAAAAGTAGTGATGGAGTTTTGTCATCTATTGGAAAAGTCCAAACAACTGTTCAACGGGTTACG GGATTTGCCACAATACGGCCACAAACAATGGCAAGCTTATTTCGGACGAACTTTCGACATCTACACAAAATTATGGAAATTTCAACAGCAGCACCGTCAAATTTTAGATACAAAGTATGGGCTTAAACGATGGCAAATCGGAGAGATTGCATCTAAAATTGGACAACTTTATTACCACTATTA tttgaggACCAGCGAGACTAATTATTTGAACGAAGCTTACTCATTCTATGCTGCTATCAGAGGACGTGCTTACTACTCAAGAGCCGCAAAAGAAGACAG GTCAGAATTAATGGTGAAGAAATTGAGATATTACGCACGTTTTATCGTAGTTTGCCTTTTATTACGTCGAATGAAACTAGTGAGAGAACTTATAGTAGAATTAGATCGACACATTGCAGATTACACGAGTACCTACGAACCTGACGATCAGATTGAATGGAGTTTGGTTTtagatgaaataaaaaatttcatcacCGCTGATTCGATAGTCACTGTCTTGCATGCAGACACAAATCCCATCGTTTTATCCCATCG ATTAAGCCCTCTGACAACCCCTCCGGTGGAAAAATCCCAATACATGAACCTAACCCTTCAAGAAATCCTCATCGTAGGCAGCGCCTCTGAACAAGTCAAGTTTTCCGAATTAACCATGGACATGTTCCGTATGATTCAAACCCTTGAACGCGAACCTCAGGAAGATTACAATCACATCTACGACGCGTCTCCAGCTCCAGGTCGTGTCCCTTATGGCGTTCCCGGCCAAAAGGGCTACATTGAGAACGGCGAAAGACCTCTACGACGCGAAAATCCACACAAGTACCTTCTGTACAAACCGACACTTAGCCAAGTTCTTGTGTTTTTGGCTAGCGGCTTCAAGGAGTTGCCAGCAAATGGAGCACTGTTGTTGTATTTGTCGTCCGATGGGTGTTTTTCCACCACCAAGCATCCGGAGGATA TGGGTTATGATCTTGGGGGCGTTTTGACGAGCAGTCGGAGAGATGGAGAGCACAAGAAACAGAAGGAAGCTCACTGCCTTTATCCTGGTGATTTGTATCCGTTCACCAGGCGACCGCTGTTTGTTGTCGTTGATTCGGAcaatagttttgtttttcaacACATTCCGAGGTATTTTGGACAGCCGCTGGTTACGCTAATGTCGCCGCAAGACACACCACCGGCCTTccaag ATCAACAACACAACGGTTCTTTATTCACTCTGTTCCTGCACTCGCCTCTGACCGCATTCTGTTACTGTTGCAACTTGACAAGCATTCCGATCCACCACTGGGAGCGTTGTCAGAGTTTCGTCGATCGCTTCGTCACCGAAGCCTCCCGCCTTTTCACACGTTCAAGAGTCGGTGAGTATGACGAAG ATTCGTCATATCTTCAATTCTTCGGTGACGATTTCCTGCGCCTCCTCCTCCTCCGTTACGTATTCTGTGACGTGGTGCTGCACCTCCACCGTGCGTTTCGCAGCCGACAGTATCGCCCCCGTTGCCAGCCACCGCTCCCAGAAGCCGAACTCCTAGAGCACCCCTCCCTCCAGCACCTGGTGCTCGATCTGGCTGCACATCTCGAAGTGCGCACCCATTTTATGGACAACCACGAAATCGACTGA